TACGCTATTTGCCAGTCTGCATCACTATCTTTGAAAATCAAGCCATGAGTCAATGGACTAATGGTCAGTGGCACAGCTTACAAAAGCAGAGGGGCAATTGCCATTTGGTTGCTGCCAATAATCAACAATCTTCAGAATTCctttcaaaaaaaacttaccaGGAAGATATTCGTCTTTTTTATCACCCATTTAGTCTTTGATTGTGAGATCTAAACCTCACTCTTTTTATATTCCAATAGCTGATATAAATTTAAGAGTGGTTGACAGGAGACTTTGGTTAGCAAAACGGATCAGCATTAGATATAGATAGAATCTCCCGTATGCAGCTGATGCTTATCTCTAAAGCCGTACCTTATGGAGAAATCGGACACGTTGTTTAGTAGGTAATATGCACTTATAAGTCTGTTCAAAGTTTTAGATCACCAACATGAACCAATCTATCTATAACACTAACCTTTGATTATTTTGACTTAATCAGAGATACTTGAGAAATAAGAGTTAGGACAAAAGACGTTGTACAATGGTGACTAACATTATGGGTAAATCCTTCCGGGGAAATACTATTATTTCTGTAAGTAGACTGACTCTAGGTCGACATGCTgaaaaaacgaaaaatgTATCAATCCAAATGGCGAAATACTAATTCTATTGCAGATTGGATTGGCATCTAAATTCTTTGGCTTAGGAGCACGTAGAGCACAACTTATTTGCTCAAAATTGGGCTTCTATCCCGAGATGAGAATGCGACAACTAGACGAACCCAAACTACTGGCGATAACAAAAGAGCTCTCAGAACTAAAGATTGAGAATGATCTCAAAAGTGAAATTCTTGGGAATATTCGATTGAAGCGTGAGATAATGAGTTATGAGGGCCGTAGACACATAGCCGGGATGCCAGTACGTGGCCAACGTACGCGGACAAATGCTGTCACTGCGAAAAAGCTCAATAAAGTCAATCGTAGACTTTAATTACATTGAACactcaaaaaaatttaCGATATCATATATTTCATTTAATGCATCTGTACATAGTCTTTTCCTTCTATTACTAGTGTCTCAGGCCATCTCTTGATTGTGCAAGGGAAACAAACTAGAACCTATTGTGtccatttttatttttgcaCGTGAATTCTGGCAGCCAAAGCTAGAGAGGGTTAGTAGTTGTAGCAGTTTGCgcagagccccagtcgGTGTCAGTGAATCTCTTCTCCCGTACCAGATTGACGTGCGGCTGTTGCTATAAATTTTGGCAAATAACCCTAAACTGCATTCAGTATGATAAGACTCACAATAAAATACCGCAGTTAAAAGACTGATTGAAGAATCTAGTCAATAAGATTCCTGCAGACAGATTGGAGAGGTAGCATTTTGACCACCATTAAATAGCGCTCTTTAAGACTTATATCTCTCAAATCGACTGCTTATACCTTTTATTGCATCGGTATTACCAACTAAGAAGTACTTTTCAGAGGATTTCCAGGTTAAAGGGTACAAAATTTTCGAGATGATGTTGAGATCGGTTAATAAACTTTTCGTTCGCAGTTCTGCAGGTGCTTTGAGAAGGGCTACTAGGAGTTTAGTATCGACTTCAGCTCGCACTCCCTCTCGTGTTAGCGTGGCTACTTCTGCTCCTGCCATTGGCTCCAGATTGTACTCTACCAGATCGACCGTAATTCAActccttgataatattGGTTCAAAGAGAGAAGTCGAACAATATTTGAAGTACTTCACCTCGGTCAATTCTCAGCAATTTGCCGTTATCAAAGTAGGTGGTGCTATCATTACTGATTATCTGCAAGAGTTGGCGTCTTCTCTGGCATTTTTATATCATGTCGGTTTGTATCCCGTTGTACTGCACGGAACTGGTCCTCAAATCAACGAGATTCTCGAGCAAGAGGGTGTAATTCCAGATTATATCGATGGCATTCGTATTACAGATTCGAAGACCATGGAGGTTGTTCGTAAGTGCTTTTTGGAACAAAACTTAAAGCTCGTTACCGCTTTAGAAGAGCTCGGAGTCCGTGCTAGACCTATCACTGGTGGTGTGTTTTCAGCTGAGTACCTTGACCAGGAGAAGTATCACCTGGTTGGTAAGATTACGAGTGTTAACAAAACGGCCATTGAGGCTTCTATCAATGCTGGCGCCTTGCCTATCTTGACATCCCTGGCTGAGACACCTGATGGCCAGATCTTGAATGTTAATGCCGacgttgctgctggtgaacTAGCTAGAGTTATGGAGCCTCTAAAGATCGTCTATTTGAATGAGAAGGGCGGTTTATTACATGGTGTTACTGGCGAGAAGATTAGTGTTATTAATCTTGACGAGGAGTATGAAGACCTGTTAAAGGAGCCTTGGGTCAAGTACGGCACTAAGCTTAAGATTAAAGAGATCAAGGAGCTATTGACTTATCTTCCTCGGTCTTCGTCAGTGGCTATTATCTCCGTCAATGATCTGCAAAAGGAGTTATTTACTGACTCCGGTGCAGGAACTCTTATCAGACGTGGTTACAGACTTCATGCCAGAGATAATCTCGATCAATTCCCTTCGAAGGAACAACTAAGAACAGCATTAGCTAGAGACCCAGATGTTCAGTCAAACAAGATATCTATTGCATCTTATCTTCGTGGACTTGAAGGTGTTTCATTTAAGGCTTATGGAGATGAGCCTCTAGAAGTTCTTGCCATAGTCAGAAATGgtcaagaaaatgagaTTCCTGTTCTTGACAAGCTCCTTGCCAGTAAAAATGGTTGGTTGAATAATGTTACAGACAATGTTTGGTCAGCTATTCGCAAGGACTATGCCCAGCTGCAATGGGTcatttcagaatcagatgaAAATTCAAGCTGGCACTTTAGTAACGCTGATGGCTCTTTTGCCAAGAACGGTAAGATTTTGTTCTGGTATGGCATCGAAGATACCAAAGCCATTTCTGATCTGATTGCTGATTTCTCTAAGAAGTCTGTACTTGAATCTGTGAATTCAGGCTCTAATCCTACTGCTTCAGCTGTCAAGAAGTCTGTTTCTGGTGTATTCCAACAGACTCGCTCATTCTCCACTACTCGTAGCACCcccttcttctcttctaGGGGTCAACTCAATGCTAATCCCAACCCTCCCCTTAAAGATGGCACTAACACCAAGCCTGCTAAGGTAGCTCTTATTGGGGCCCGTGGTTACACTGGACAGGCTCTTATCGATCTTATTAATCGTCACCCTTACCTTGAGATTGCTCATGTGTCGAGTCGTGAGAATGCCGGTCGTCCCCTCGCCGGCTACACCAAGGCCTCCATTAACTATGAAAACCTCCAAGTAGAAGACATTAAACGTCTTGAAGAATCTGGTGCAGTTGACGTTTGGGTCATGGCTCTCCCTAATGGTGTTTGTCAACCATTTGTCAACGCCATCGACGAGGCTCGTAATCCTGCAAAGAATTCAGTTATTATCGACTTGTCCGCCGATTATAGATTTGATGAAACAAATCAATGGACTTATGGTCTCCCTGAGCTCAACAACCGTGCAGAAATCGCCAAGGCACGTAAGATTTCAAACCCAGGCTGTTATGCTACCGCTGCCCAACTTGCTATTGCGCCCATTCTAGAGTATATTCCAATAGATGCCGTCCCTTCTGTGTTTGGTGTATCGGGATATTCTGGAGCTGGTACAAAGCCTTCTCCTAAAAATGATGTTGAGAACCTCCGCGATAATCTCATCCCTTACTCCTTGACTGATCACATTCACGAGCGCGAGGTTTCTTCGCAACTTGGAAAGCAAATAGCGTTCACTCCTCACGTTGCCGCTTGGTTCCAGGGTATTTCTCACACTATTAATATCCCCCTTAAGGAGAAACTTTCATCTCGTGACATTCGTAATATCTATCAAGATCGATATGCTGGTGAGAAGCTCATTACCGTAACTGGCGAGGCTCCTCTGGTTAAGGATGTGTCTGGTAAGCATGgtgttgttattggtggATTCGGCGTTAACAAGAAACAAGACCGTGTCGTCATTGTTGCAACTATTGATAATCTTCTCAAGGGCGCTGCTACTCAGTGTCTTCAAAACATCAATATCGCCCTGGGTTATGGCGAATACGACGGTATTCCAGTCGACCACGTCATCCGTGGCTAAATTTATATATACTAGAatgttgatttttattactCTATCATACTTTAAAGACTGTAATAGTCAACGGTCCCTAAGAGCTCAAACCCTCCAAGATCTTTGATTGACCCATTTGTCATGAATCCTAGAGATAATGTTATGATGTGAACCGCTAAGGATTACAGAACATGATGTTCGAAGCGGATCTATGCAATATCAGGACCACTTCCGATCTTCATCAAGATATAGACATCTTATTATAACTTAAACTCTTGGTTATTAGATATTAGATATCTGC
The Sugiyamaella lignohabitans strain CBS 10342 chromosome A, complete sequence genome window above contains:
- the ARG5,6 gene encoding bifunctional acetylglutamate kinase/N-acetyl-gamma-glutamyl-phosphate reductase (Acetylglutamate kinase and N-acetyl-gamma-glutamyl-phosphate reductase; N-acetyl-L-glutamate kinase (NAGK) catalyzes the 2nd and N-acetyl-gamma-glutamyl-phosphate reductase (NAGSA), the 3rd step in arginine biosynthesis; synthesized as a precursor which is processed in the mitochondrion to yield mature NAGK and NAGSA; enzymes form a metabolon complex with Arg2p; NAGK C-terminal domain stabilizes the enzymes, slows catalysis and is involved in feed-back inhibition by arginine; GO_component: GO:0005737 - cytoplasm [Evidence IEA]; GO_component: GO:0005759 - mitochondrial matrix [Evidence IDA] [PMID 1851947]; GO_component: GO:0005739 - mitochondrion [Evidence IEA,IEA,IEA]; GO_component: GO:0005739 - mitochondrion [Evidence IDA] [PMID 16823961]; GO_function: GO:0005524 - ATP binding [Evidence IEA]; GO_function: GO:0003942 - N-acetyl-gamma-glutamyl-phosphate reductase activity [Evidence IEA,IEA]; GO_function: GO:0003942 - N-acetyl-gamma-glutamyl-phosphate reductase activity [Evidence IDA] [PMID 1851947]; GO_function: GO:0051287 - NAD binding [Evidence IEA]; GO_function: GO:0003991 - acetylglutamate kinase activity [Evidence IEA,IEA]; GO_function: GO:0003991 - acetylglutamate kinase activity [Evidence IDA] [PMID 1851947]; GO_function: GO:0003824 - catalytic activity [Evidence IEA]; GO_function: GO:0016301 - kinase activity [Evidence IEA]; GO_function: GO:0000166 - nucleotide binding [Evidence IEA]; GO_function: GO:0016491 - oxidoreductase activity [Evidence IEA]; GO_function: GO:0016620 - oxidoreductase activity, acting on the aldehyde or oxo group of donors, NAD or NADP as acceptor [Evidence IEA]; GO_function: GO:0046983 - protein dimerization activity [Evidence IEA]; GO_function: GO:0016740 - transferase activity [Evidence IEA]; GO_process: GO:0006526 - arginine biosynthetic process [Evidence IEA,IEA,IEA]; GO_process: GO:0006526 - arginine biosynthetic process [Evidence TAS] [PMID 12603335]; GO_process: GO:0008652 - cellular amino acid biosynthetic process [Evidence IEA,IEA]; GO_process: GO:0008152 - metabolic process [Evidence IEA]; GO_process: GO:0006592 - ornithine biosynthetic process [Evidence TAS] [PMID 1851947]; GO_process: GO:0055114 - oxidation-reduction process [Evidence IEA,IEA]; GO_process: GO:0016310 - phosphorylation [Evidence IEA]; GO_process: GO:0006355 - regulation of transcription, DNA-templated [Evidence IMP] [PMID 15486299]), with amino-acid sequence MMLRSVNKLFVRSSAGALRRATRSLVSTSARTPSRVSVATSAPAIGSRLYSTRSTVIQLLDNIGSKREVEQYLKYFTSVNSQQFAVIKVGGAIITDYLQELASSLAFLYHVGLYPVVLHGTGPQINEILEQEGVIPDYIDGIRITDSKTMEVVRKCFLEQNLKLVTALEELGVRARPITGGVFSAEYLDQEKYHLVGKITSVNKTAIEASINAGALPILTSLAETPDGQILNVNADVAAGELARVMEPLKIVYLNEKGGLLHGVTGEKISVINLDEEYEDLLKEPWVKYGTKLKIKEIKELLTYLPRSSSVAIISVNDLQKELFTDSGAGTLIRRGYRLHARDNLDQFPSKEQLRTALARDPDVQSNKISIASYLRGLEGVSFKAYGDEPLEVLAIVRNGQENEIPVLDKLLASKNGWLNNVTDNVWSAIRKDYAQLQWVISESDENSSWHFSNADGSFAKNGKILFWYGIEDTKAISDLIADFSKKSVLESVNSGSNPTASAVKKSVSGVFQQTRSFSTTRSTPFFSSRGQLNANPNPPLKDGTNTKPAKVALIGARGYTGQALIDLINRHPYLEIAHVSSRENAGRPLAGYTKASINYENLQVEDIKRLEESGAVDVWVMALPNGVCQPFVNAIDEARNPAKNSVIIDLSADYRFDETNQWTYGLPELNNRAEIAKARKISNPGCYATAAQLAIAPILEYIPIDAVPSVFGVSGYSGAGTKPSPKNDVENLRDNLIPYSLTDHIHEREVSSQLGKQIAFTPHVAAWFQGISHTINIPLKEKLSSRDIRNIYQDRYAGEKLITVTGEAPLVKDVSGKHGVVIGGFGVNKKQDRVVIVATIDNLLKGAATQCLQNINIALGYGEYDGIPVDHVIRG